In the genome of Paramisgurnus dabryanus chromosome 18, PD_genome_1.1, whole genome shotgun sequence, one region contains:
- the gsdf gene encoding gonadal somatic cell derived factor: MCVMLCALVVLLGFPLGNTFVLHPSPDAEAHRCRGEPDIRKILLESLDLQQEPHVSVFEMKQLRARWKATSKAIVASTPDNSTFPEDSGNTTQQKCCKHSSQVFIKDLGWDRWIVHPETFTFTQCKSCNPNQCSSAQCCKATAHDILPFVYVDGWSLVVSSVSLARECGCDPGEDPEVMTPS, from the exons ATGTGTGTGATGTTGTGTGCGCTGGTTGTTCTGCTGGGCTTTCCTCTTGGGAACACGTTTGTTTTGCATCCTTCGCCTGATGCCGAAGCCCACAG ATGCAGGGGAGAACCGGACATCAGGAAAATCCTGCTGGAATCCCTGGACCTACAGCAGGAGCCTCACGTGTCTGTGTTTGAAATGAAACAACTGCGTGCCCGATGGAAAGCCACTTCCAAAGCCATCGTCGCTTCCACACCAG ATAATTCAACATTCCCTGAGGATTCTGGGAACACAACGCAACAGAAGTGTTGTAAACATTCCTCACAGGTTTTCATCAAAG ATTTGGGCTGGGATCGTTGGATTGTTCATCCTGAGACTTTTACCTTTACCCAGTGCAAATCCTGCAACCCTAATCAATGTTCCTCTGCACAG TGCTGTAAGGCGACCGCTCATGATATTCTCCCGTTCGTCTACGTGGATGGCTGGAGTTTGGTTGTGTCTTCTGTTAGCTTGGCCCGTGAGTGTGGCTGTGACCCCGGAGAAGACCCTGAGGTCATGACCCCTTCCTAA